Proteins from one Acanthopagrus latus isolate v.2019 chromosome 18, fAcaLat1.1, whole genome shotgun sequence genomic window:
- the LOC119007767 gene encoding protocadherin alpha-C2-like encodes MPSDLTMHSLTRYVSLVVLLSFVPHVTGSVTHYSIPEEMKEGSVVANLATDLSLDVKTLNQRKMRLDLIANKKYLDVNKETGELYVVEKIDREFLCTKTLTLCYLKMEVILENPLRIFNIELEILDMNDNAPQFRRDAIHLDIAESTPAGERFSLSNAVDPDVGSNSVKTYHLSENEHFTIEVQTGRDGSKFADLILKKALDREQQAVYNLILTAVDGGTPARSGTARVIVHVSDTNDNAPTFDKASYNIKVMENSPIGSLVVHLNATDLDEGSNSDITYSYSLYTSEKTQETFHLNPSTGEITVKGMLNYEDFKIYDMEVIATDKGANSLSGQCTIKIIVEDMNDNHPEISIKSFQSPVNENIELDTVIAVVSVSDKDSGDNGVVDLHIPDNMPFKLRESSDNYYELVVSEPLDREKVPEYDVTFTVTDRGSPPLSDNETMTLELLDVNDNVPQFPQSFYTIRVMENNAPGALLSSLTAFDPDLHENQYLVYFILEKEIANTSMSMLFSINPENGNLYALKTFDYEIEKEFLFHIEARDSGSPPLSSNVTVHIIIVDQNDNAPVIVSPWRAHGSVVEEKIPRSTDKGLQIHRVQFTERHRADRH; translated from the exons ATGCCGTCCGACCTAACAATGCATTCGTTGACAAGGTACGTGTCGCTTGTTGTTCTCCTGTCATTCGTTCCTCATGTAACTGGCTCAGTGACTCATTATTCAATaccagaggagatgaaagaagGATCAGTCGTCGCAAATCTTGCTACAGATCTCAGCCTGGACGTTAAAACACTGAATCAGAGGAAGATGCGTCTTGATCTAATCGccaacaaaaaatatttggatGTGAACAAAGAGACTGGTGAGCTTTATGTTGTAGAGAAAATTGACAGGGAATTTCTTTGTACAAAAACGCTCACATTGTGCTACTTGAAAATGGAAGTAATACTTGAAAATCCATTGCGAATATTTAACATTGAACTTGAAATTCTGGATATGAACGACAACGCCCCACAGTTTCGAAGAGACGCCATTCATTTGGACATAGCCGAGTCAACGCCTGCTGGTGAAAGATTCTCATTGAGTAATGCAGTTGATCCTGATGTTGGAAGCAACTCAGTGAAAACATACCATCTGAGTGAAAATGAACACTTTACTATTGAAGTTCAGACCGGAAGAGATGGGTCGAAATTTGCTGATTTGATACTGAAAAAGGCTTTAGACAGGGAGCAGCAGGCTGTTTATAATTTAATACTCACAGCTGTAGATGGAGGCACACCTGCTCGATCAGGCACTGCAAGAGTTATTGTTCATGTTTCAGACACTAATGATAATGCTCCTACATTTGACAAAGCTAGTTACAACATAAAAGTGATGGAAAATTCTCCCATTGGAAGTCTCGTTGTTCATCTGAATGCAACAGATTTAGATGAGGGGTCAAATTCTGACATAACATACTCATACAGTTTATATAcgtcagagaaaacacaagaaacatttcatctgaATCCTTCCACTGGTGAAATCACTGTTAAAGGAATGTTAAATTATGAAGATTTCAAAATCTATGATATGGAAGTGATAGCCACTGATAAAGGAGCCAATAGTTTGTCAGGACAATGTACAATAAAGATTATTGTGGAAGACATGAACGACAACCACCCAGAAATATCtattaaatcatttcagagtCCAGTCAATGAGAACATAGAATTAGACACAGTGATAGCTGTAGTTAGTGTCAGTGATAAAGACTCAGGAGACAATGGAGTGGTGGATCTTCATATTCCAGATAATATGCCTTTCAAACTGAGGGAGTCCTCTGATAACTATTATGAATTAGTGGTGTCAGAGCCGTTAGACCGTGAGAAGGTCCCAGAGTATGACGTCACGTTCACCGTCACAGACAGAGGTTCTCCTCCTTTATCTGACAATGAGACTATGACGTTagagctgctggatgttaaTGACAATGTTCCACAGTTCCCTCAGTCGTTTTATACTATACGTGTGATGGAGAATAACGCACCCGGGGCCCTGCTCAGCTCACTCACTGCGTTTGACCCTGACCTCCATGAAAACCAGTATCTGGTTTATTTCATCCTGGAGAAGGAGATAGCCAACACCTCCATGTCCATGCTGTTCTCCATCAATCCAGAGAACGGGAATCTTTACGCATTGAAAACTTTTGACTATGAGATCGAGAAGGAGTTTCTTTTCCACATCGAGGCCAGAGActctggctctcctcctctcagcagtaACGTCACCGTCCACATCATCATCGTGGACCAGAACGACAACGCTCCGGTCATTGTGTCTCCGTGGCGCGCACACGGctctgtggtggaggaaaagaTCCCCAGATCCACCGATAAAG GGCTCCAGATACATCGTGTCCAGTTTACCGAGAGGCACAGGGCTGACAGACACTAG
- the LOC119007768 gene encoding protocadherin alpha-C2-like, whose translation MGSVVTMRSCKRYVLLVFLLSFVRNISSSVTHYSIPEEMKEGSVVANLATDLSLDVKTLNQRKMRLDIIANKKYLDVNKETGELYVVEKIDREYLCNTKSSCYLKLEVILENPVRIFNIEVEILDMNDNAPQFRRDVIHLDISEATPKGERFSLSNAVDPDVGSNSVKTYHLSESEYFNIEVQTGRDESKFAEFILSKNLDREQQAVHNLILTAVDGGTPARSGTASVIVRVLDTNDNAPTFDKVSYNIKVMENSPIGSLVVHLNATDLDEGSNSDITYSYSLYTSEKTQETFHLNPSTGEITVKGMLNYEDFKIYDMEVIATDKGANSLSGQCTIKIIVEDMNDNHPEISIKSFQSPVNENIELDTVIAVVSVSDKDSGDNGVVDLHIPDHMPFKLRESSDNYYELVVSEPLDREKVPEYDVTFTVTDRGSPPLSDNETMTLELLDVNDNVPQFPQSFYTIRVMENNAPGALLSSLTAFDPDLHENQYLVYFILEKEIANTSMSMLFSINPENGNLYALKTFDYEIEKEFLFHIEARDSGSPPLSSNVTVHIIIVDQNDNAPVIVSPWRAHGSVVEEKIPRSTDKGLQIHRVQFTERHRADRH comes from the exons ATGGGGTCCGTTGTAACAATGCGTTCTTGTAAAAGGTACGTGCTGCTcgtttttctcctttctttcgTTCGTAACATTTCGTCTTCAGTGACTCACTATTCAATaccagaggagatgaaagaagGATCGGTTGTGGCAAATCTTGCTACAGATCTCAGCCTGGatgtcaaaacactgaatcagaGGAAGATGCGTCTGGACATCATCGCAAATAAGAAATATCTGGACGTGAACAAAGAAACTGGTGAACTGTATGTTGTGGAGAAGATTGACAGAGAATACCTGTGCAACACAAAATCGTCTTGCTATCTGAAACTGGAAGTAATATTAGAAAACCCGGTTAGAATTTTTAATATAGAGGTGGAAATCTTGGATATGAACGACAACGCCCCTCAGTTTCGAAGAGACGTCATACATTTAGATATTTCTGAGGCGACACCCAAAGGAGAGAGATTCTCTTTGAGTAATGCGGTTGATCCTGATGTTGGAAGCAACTCAGTGAAAACATACCATCTGAGTGAAAGTGAATACTTCAATATTGAAGTTCAGACCGGAAGAGATGAGTCTAAATTTGCTGAATTTATTTTGTCTAAGAATTTGGATCGAGAGCAGCAAGCTGTTCATAATTTAATACTCACGGCTGTAGATGGAGGCACACCTGCTCGATCAGGTACTGCAAGTGTTATTGTTCGAGTTTTGGACACTAATGATAATGCTCCTACATTTGACAAAGTCAGTTACAATATAAAAGTGATGGAAAATTCTCCCATTGGAAGTCTCGTTGTTCATCTCAATGCTACAGATTTAGATGAGGGTTCAAATTCTGACATAACATACTCATACAGTTTATATAcgtcagagaaaacacaagaaacatttcatctgaATCCTTCCACTGGTGAAATCACTGTTAAAGGAATGTTAAATTATGAAGATTTCAAAATCTATGATATGGAAGTGATAGCCACTGATAAAGGAGCCAATAGTTTGTCAGGACAATGTACAATAAAGATTATTGTGGAAGACATGAACGACAACCACCCAGAAATATCtattaaatcatttcagagtCCAGTCAATGAGAACATAGAATTAGACACAGTGATAGCTGTAGTTAGTGTCAGTGATAAAGACTCAGGAGACAATGGAGTGGTGGATCTTCATATTCCAGATCATATGCCTTTCAAACTGAGGGAGTCCTCTGATAACTATTATGAATTAGTGGTGTCAGAGCCGTTAGACCGTGAGAAGGTCCCAGAGTATGACGTCACGTTCACCGTCACAGACAGAGGTTCTCCTCCTTTATCTGACAATGAGACTATGACATTagagctgctggatgttaaTGACAATGTTCCACAGTTCCCTCAGTCGTTTTATACTATACGTGTGATGGAGAATAACGCACCTGGGGCCCTGCTCAGCTCACTCACTGCGTTTGACCCTGACCTCCATGAAAACCAGTATCTGGTTTATTTCATCCTGGAGAAGGAGATAGCCAACACCTCCATGTCCATGCTGTTCTCCATCAATCCAGAGAACGGGAATCTTTACGCCCTGAAAACTTTTGACTATGAGATCGAGAAGGAGTTTCTTTTCCACATCGAGGCCAGAGActctggctctcctcctctcagcagtaACGTCACCGTCCACATCATCATCGTGGACCAGAACGACAACGCTCCGGTCATTGTGTCTCCGTGGCGCGCACACGGctctgtggtggaggaaaagaTCCCCAGATCCACCGATAAAG GGCTCCAGATACATCGTGTCCAGTTTACCGAGAGGCACAGGGCTGACAGACACTAG
- the LOC119007759 gene encoding protocadherin alpha-C2-like: MESVVTMRNRKRYVLLVFLLSFVRNILSSVTHYSIPEEMKEGSVVANLATDLNLDVKTLNQRKMRLDIIANKKYLDVNKETGELYIVEKIDRENICPTKSSASCYLRLEVILENPLRIFNIEVEILDMNDNAPQFRRDAIHLDISEATPKGERFSLSNAVDPDVGSNSVKTYHLSESEHFNIEVQTGREGSKFADLILTKALDREQQAVHNLILTAVDGGTPARSGTASVIVHVLDTNDNAPTFDKVNYTINVMENSPIGSLVVHLNATDLDEGSNSDITYSYSLYTSEKTQETFHLNPSTGEITVKGMLNYEDFKIYDMEVIATDKGANSLSGQCTIKIIVEDMNDNHPEISIKSFQSPVNENIELDTVIAVVSVSDKDSGDNGVVDLHIPDNMPFKLRESSDNYYELVVSEPLDREKVPEYDVTFTVTDRGSPPLSDNETMTLELLDVNDNVPQFPQSFYTIRVMENNAPGALLSSLTAFDPDLHENQYLVYFILEKEIANTSMSMLFSINPENGNLYALKTFDYEIEKEFLFHIEARDSGSPPLSSNVTVHIIIVDQNDNAPVIVSPWRAHGSVVEEKIPRSTDKGSLVAKVIALDTDSVHNSRITYQFLQVTDATLFSLDQYNGEIRTMRMFSYRDPRHQRLVVIAKDNGQPALSATVTIKLSTVETAVKAYSDLTEVPLEYDIFSDLNLYLVIGLGSVSFLLLITILVTIVLKCQKPKASKAAPPCRNSVLSERNSTIADSTLVSNDAYWYSLFLAETRKGKLVVRQPVPKGSRYIVSSLPRGTGLTDTSDSAASTLQVRV; the protein is encoded by the coding sequence ATGGAGTCTGTTGTAACAATGCGTAATCGTAAAAGGTACGTGCTGCTcgtttttctcctttctttcgTTCGTaacattttgtcttcagtgaCTCATTATTCAATaccagaggagatgaaagaagGATCGGTTGTGGCAAATCTTGCTACAGATCTCAACCTGGACGTTAAAACACTGAATCAGAGGAAGATGCGTCTGGATATCATCGCAAATAAGAAATATCTGGACGTGAACAAAGAGACTGGGGAACTGTATATTGTGGAGAAGATTGACAGGGAAAATATTTGCCCGACAAAGTCGTCAGCGTCTTGTTACCTCAGGCTGGAGGTGATACTTGAAAACCCATTAAGAATTTTTAATATAGAAGTAGAAATCTTGGATATGAACGACAACGCCCCACAATTTCGACGAGACGCCATTCATTTAGATATTTCTGAAGCGACACCTAAAGGAGAAAGATTCTCTTTGAGTAATGCAGTTGATCCTGATGTTGGAAGCAACTCAGTGAAAACATACCATCTGAGTGAAagtgaacattttaatattgaaGTTCAGACCGGAAGAGAGGGATCGAAATTTGCCGATTTGATCTTAACCAAAGCTTTAGATCGAGAGCAGCAAGCTGTTCATAATTTAATACTCACAGCTGTAGATGGAGGCACACCTGCTCGATCAGGCACTGCAAGTgttattgttcatgttttggaCACTAATGATAATGCTCCTACATTTGACAAAGTGAATTATACCATAAACGTGATGGAGAATTCTCCCATTGGAAGTCTCGTTGTTCATCTCAATGCTACAGATTTAGATGAGGGGTCAAATTCTGACATAACATACTCATACAGTTTATATAcgtcagagaaaacacaagaaacatttcatctgaATCCTTCCACTGGTGAAATCACTGTTAAAGGAATGTTAAATTATGAAGATTTCAAAATCTATGATATGGAAGTGATAGCCACTGATAAAGGAGCCAATAGTTTGTCAGGACAATGTACAATAAAGATTATTGTGGAAGACATGAACGACAACCATCCAGAAATATCtattaaatcatttcagagtCCAGTCAATGAGAACATAGAATTAGACACAGTGATAGCTGTAGTTAGTGTCAGTGATAAAGACTCAGGAGACAATGGAGTGGTGGATCTTCATATTCCAGATAACATGCCTTTCAAACTGAGGGAGTCCTCTGATAACTATTATGAATTAGTGGTGTCAGAGCCGTTAGACCGTGAGAAGGTCCCAGAGTATGACGTCACGTTCACCGTCACAGACAGAGGTTCTCCTCCTTTATCTGACAATGAGACTATGACGTTagagctgctggatgttaaTGACAATGTTCCACAGTTCCCTCAGTCGTTTTATACTATACGTGTGATGGAGAATAACGCACCTGGGGCCCTGCTCAGCTCACTCACTGCGTTTGACCCTGACCTCCATGAAAACCAGTATCTGGTTTATTTCATCCTGGAGAAGGAGATAGCCAACACCTCCATGTCCATGCTGTTCTCCATCAATCCAGAGAACGGGAATCTTTACGCCCTGAAAACTTTTGACTATGAGATCGAGAAGGAGTTTCTTTTCCACATCGAGGCCAGAGActctggctctcctcctctcagcagcaacGTCACCGTCCACATCATCATCGTGGACCAGAACGACAACGCTCCGGTCATTGTGTCTCCGTGGCGCGCACACGGctctgtggtggaggaaaagaTCCCCAGATCCACCGATAAAGGCTCCCTGGTTGCCAAGGTGATAGCCTTGGACACCGACTCGGTGCACAACTCTCGGATTACCTACCAGTTTCTACAGGTGACTGACGCCACCTTGTTCAGTCTGGACCAATACAACGGAGAGATCCGGACTATGAGGATGTTCAGTTACAGAGATCCGCGCCACCAGAGACTGGTTGTTATCGCCAAGGACAACGGGcagcctgctctctctgctACAGTCACCATCAAGCTGTCCACCGTGGAGACTGCCGTGAAGGCCTACTCTGACCTGACTGAGGTGCCTCTAGAATACGACATCTTCTCAGACCTCAACCTGTATTTGGTCATCGGTCTGGGCTCGGTGtcttttctgctgctcatcACCATATTGGTCACCATTGTGCTCAAGTGTCAGAAACCAAAGGCCAGCAAAGCGGCTCCTCCCTGCAGGAACAGTGTGCTCAGTGAGAGGAACTCCACCATCGCAGACTCCACTCTGGTGTCCAACGATGCCTACTGGTACAGTCTGTTTCTAGCAGAGACCAGGAAAGGGAAGCTGGTGGTCAGACAGCCTGTGCCAAAGGGCTCCAGATACATCGTGTCCAGTTTACCGAGAGGCACAGGGCTGACAGACACTAGTGACTCAGCTGCTTCTACTCTGCAGGTAAGAGTGTAG
- the LOC119007758 gene encoding protocadherin alpha-C2-like isoform X3 produces MGSVVTMRSCKRYVLLVFLLSFVRNISSSVTHYSIPEEMKEGSVVANLATDLSLDVKTLNQRKMRLDIIANKKYLDVNKETGELYIVEKIDREYLCPTKSSTSCYLKLEVILENPLRIFNIEVEMLDMNDNAPQFRRDAIHLDISEATPKGERFSLSNAVDPDVGTNSVKTYHLSESEHFNIEVQTGRDGSKFAELILTKTLDREKQAVHNLILTAVDGGTPARSGTVSIIVHVLDTNDNAPTFDKVNYNIKVMENSPIGSLVVHLNATDLDEGSNSDITYSYSLYTSEKTQETFHLNPSTGEITVKGMLNYEDFKIYDMEVIATDKGANSLSGQCTIKIIVEDMNDNHPEISIKSFQSPVNENIELDTVIAVVSVSDKDSGDNGVVDLHIPDNMPFKLRESSDNYYELVVSEPLDREKVPEYDVTFTVTDRGSPPLSDNETMTLELLDVNDNVPQFPQSFYTIRVMENNAPGALLSSLTAFDPDLHENQYLVYFILEKEIANTSMSMLFSINPENGNLYALKTFDYEIEKEFLFHIEARDSGSPPLSSNVTVHIIIVDQNDNAPVIVSPWRAHGSVVEEKIPRSTDKGSLVAKVIALDTDSVHNSRITYQFLQVTDATLFSLDQYNGEIRTMRMFSYRDPRHQRLVVIAKDNGQPALSATVTIKLSTVETAVKAYSDLTEVPLEYDIFSDLNLYLVIGLGSVSFLLLITILVTIVLKCQKPKASKAAPPCRNSVLSERNSTIADSTLVSNDAYWYSLFLAETRKGKLVVRQPVPKGSRYIVSSLPRGTGLTDTSDSAASTLQASTTSSGSSA; encoded by the coding sequence ATGGGGTCTGTTGTAACAATGCGTTCTTGTAAAAGGTACGTGCTGCTcgtttttctcctttctttcgTTCGTAACATTTCGTCTTCAGTGACTCATTATTCAATaccagaggagatgaaagaagGATCGGTTGTGGCAAATCTTGCTACAGATCTCAGCCTGGACGTTAAAACACTGAATCAGAGGAAGATGCGTCTGGACATCATCGCAAATAAGAAATATCTGGACGTGAACAAAGAGACTGGGGAGCTGTATATTGTGGAGAAGATTGATAGAGAATATCTTTGCCCCACAAAGTCGTCAACGTCTTGTTATCTCAAACTGGAAGTAATATTAGAAAACCCACTGCGAATTTTCAATATAGAAGTAGAAATGTTGGATATGAACGACAACGCCCCACAGTTTCGAAGAGACGCCATTCATTTAGATATTTCTGAAGCGACACCCAAAGGAGAGAGATTCTCTTTGAGTAATGCGGTTGATCCTGATGTTGGAACTAATTCAGTGAAAACATACCATCTGAGTGAAAGTGAACACTTTAATATTGAAGTTCAGACAGGAAGAGATGGGTCTAAATTTGCCGAATTAATTTTAACAAAGACTTTAGATCGAGAGAAGCAAGCTGTTCATAATTTAATACTCACAGCTGTAGATGGAGGCACACCTGCACGATCAGGTACGGTCAGCattattgttcatgttttggaCACTAATGATAATGCTCCGACATTTGACAAAGTGAATTATAACATAAAAGTGATGGAAAATTCTCCCATTGGAAGTCTCGTTGTTCATCTCAATGCTACAGATTTAGATGAGGGGTCAAATTCTGATATAACATACTCATACAGTTTATATAcgtcagagaaaacacaagaaacatttcatctgaATCCTTCCACGGGTGAAATCACTGTTAAAGGAATGTTAAATTATGAAGATTTCAAAATCTATGATATGGAAGTGATAGCCACTGATAAAGGAGCCAATAGTTTGTCAGGACAATGTACAATAAAGATTATTGTGGAAGACATGAACGACAACCACCCAGAAATATCtattaaatcatttcagagtCCAGTCAATGAGAACATAGAATTAGACACAGTGATAGCTGTAGTTAGTGTCAGTGATAAAGACTCAGGAGACAATGGAGTGGTGGATCTTCATATTCCAGATAACATGCCTTTCAAACTGAGGGAGTCCTCTGATAACTATTATGAATTAGTGGTGTCAGAGCCGTTAGACCGTGAGAAGGTCCCAGAGTATGACGTCACGTTCACCGTCACAGACAGAGGTTCTCCTCCTTTATCTGACAATGAGACTATGACATTagagctgctggatgttaaTGACAATGTTCCACAGTTCCCTCAGTCGTTTTATACTATACGTGTGATGGAGAATAACGCACCTGGGGCCCTGCTCAGCTCACTCACTGCGTTTGACCCTGACCTCCATGAAAACCAGTATCTGGTTTATTTCATCCTGGAGAAGGAGATAGCCAACACCTCCATGTCCATGCTGTTCTCCATCAATCCAGAGAACGGGAATCTTTACGCCCTGAAAACTTTTGACTATGAGATCGAGAAGGAGTTTCTTTTCCACATCGAGGCCAGAGActctggctctcctcctctcagcagtaACGTCACCGTCCACATCATCATCGTGGACCAGAACGACAACGCTCCGGTCATTGTGTCTCCGTGGCGCGCACACGGctctgtggtggaggaaaagaTCCCCAGATCCACCGATAAAGGCTCCCTGGTTGCCAAGGTGATAGCATTGGACACCGACTCGGTGCACAACTCTCGGATTACCTACCAGTTTCTACAGGTGACTGACGCCACCTTGTTCAGTCTGGACCAATACAACGGAGAGATCCGGACTATGAGGATGTTCAGTTACAGAGATCCGCGCCACCAGAGACTGGTTGTTATCGCCAAGGACAACGGGcagcctgctctctctgctACAGTCACCATCAAGCTGTCCACAGTGGAGACTGCCGTGAAGGCCTACTCTGACCTGACTGAGGTGCCTCTAGAATACGACATCTTCTCAGACCTCAACCTGTATTTGGTCATCGGTCTGGGCTCGGTGtcttttctgctgctcatcACCATATTGGTCACCATCGTGCTCAAGTGTCAGAAACCCAAGGCCAGCAAAGCGGCTCCTCCCTGCAGGAACAGTGTGCTCAGTGAGAGGAACTCCACCATCGCAGACTCCACTCTGGTGTCCAACGATGCCTACTGGTACAGTCTGTTTCTAGCAGAGACCAGGAAAGGGAAGCTGGTGGTCAGACAGCCTGTGCCAAAGGGCTCCAGATACATCGTGTCCAGTTTACCGAGAGGCACAGGACTGACAGACACTAGTGACTCCGCAGCGTCTACTCTGCAG